TTAACAGATAATCAGCAATAACAGACCCTAGTCCATTTAATTGAGGATTAACTGTGTTTTAACTGTCGGTGAAAATGCTTCTCCAGGCCTCTTGACGAATCTACACAGAATTTTCAAACCCCACCAATATATCTGACTAAAAATTCCAATGGCATGAGCTATTATCAGTCGCCAACATACATCATTGTCCAGGAATCCCACAGGCACACAGGACTAGCATTATGAGGTAAAGACAAATCTAAGTTTGCCAAGTAAGATGGTTAGGATGTGCTATCTTTCCTGAATAACCCATGTGTCCTTCCTCCCTTTGTTAACAAAGCAAGTCAGTGAAAAGCTTGATGGACAGGATGCCAACATGTGTCTTCTACTCAGCATAATTTAAACATAGGACTAAAGTaatacctatacacacacactactgTAAATAAACAtatcttaagtaaacaacaCATACTATTGTGTgtaaaaattgttgaattgaCTTTTCTAAATGTATCGTTTTAAACCTTTCTCTAAATCTGAGCCAGGGGGAAATGAGTAGCTTTCTTAAATATGGGtatattgtattaaaaatgatCTGATCTGCTGCAGGGAATACAGGGTTAGAGAAAAGGAGGGGTTCTCAAAACCACTTGGGTTTTGCTGAGCTCCTGAAGTATAGATTAAATAGTGCTGCTTGGACAAATTTTCATCAAAATTGCCTTTATAAagagggttggaaaaaaaacaggacagcATCCCCTCCTGCCTGATGCCAGATGTAGGGGCCCCCCCATTGATAATGATGAAAGAGGATTGAAACCCCAACAAGCTACGATGCCATCAAAGCTGGACACATAAAACAGGCAATTTTTCCCAAAAGTAGTGCATCATGTAAGGCTTCCGCTCGATTAAGCACCAGTCAAAGCTGCGGTCATTATAGATACGAGTCCATCACAGTTGGACCCCTGCTGTCAGGCCTACAAAGgctgtatataaatacataattataAGTGTTAAAATTGCATGGGCTCCAATAAATGGCTGAAAGGGGAGAATAGGCAaacagatatatatatgtatactgcTACAtagatttttaatccattttgactgacagTGTGTCTATTAGCTTTACAATGCACAGTGTGATGAATTTATGCCATTTATCCCATGATATTAATATTGCCTGGTTACAGGgtattccaaaatgtttgacccaaTTTCATAGGCTaataattttgaacaatttTCTTTGGAATAATTTCAGATTTTCACAGTTTGTGTAGAAATGTTTCAAGTTTTTATGTGTAACATGTggtatttttatcttttcagaTCAAGAAATGGCGTtcacttcaaaagaaaatgcattttgagtGTTAGAGAATGCTCGGACTTCTTcacaaattttgcaaagaaggCACCAACTACAAAACAATTTAGGACTCGCCTCGCCGTTCCATGGATTGCGAGCGTCCCCGGACAGGGTTGCGTGAGCCATAGATATCCGCACGTCCGCATTTGGCTGTCCCTCTGCTTTATAGAGAGGTAAGTATAAAATGCATAATGTATAGTAATGCTTCTTCAAATTGTAATCTTTTGTGGAGGCTTATATTATTTGGTCACCTTTATTTAAGCTGAAAAGTGACAACTTGGAGGATGTGGGAATCGATCGCATGGTAAGCGGGCACTCGGCttgtgagctaaaaaaaaaaaaggaacagccTGTATATTAAGCTGTGTTGCAAGAGAAGGCCACAATGCATACTAATGACACTAATGATGCCAAGGGATGCAAACAGAAGTATCTTTGACCAAAAGAAGCAGCAGGAACTGAATGCACTGATAAACTGATCTACTCTGACAACGTGAAAAGAAAACCAATACCATAAGCATATTAGTTCAACAGGATGAATAtattaatccattttctgtactgcttatcctcaagggtcacagggggtgctggagcctattccagccaactatgggcaccttGAATTGGGAAAAAGGAATATTAATCAATTGATATGGTATTTGTGAGATAAAACATCAGCATTTTTTGGACATGACATCACTCATGGTTAGAAATATTTTCATAAGATCCACCTCTATTGTCATAacctaaaatacaaaaaaaaacactgccatATATTTGAAGCAACtcaataaccaaaaaaaaaacaaaagatcatTTATTAAGGTTCAACCAAGTATTGGGACATTTTACAGATCAGGGTGTAAATCTTACCTTATTTTGCCATGATggtctgcttttgttttgaccACAAAGAAGGACTCAGTTTGTTTACGTTCCAAACTTTACAAACTACTTAAAGGCTACTGTATTAAGCACTTTTGGGCCACGATTGTtagaaaaatcaataaaatcggtgaaatcatacatttaaaaaaatgtaatttgtgtCATTTCGATCTATAGTGAccaattaataataaaacaccAAAGATACAATATACATAGCGACCATTAAGGTATATAAAACATATTCATCGGTTGTTTTACAGCACGATCTCTATAAAGAGAAGTTGGGCGTGTCGCCTACTCAGCAGGAAAACTTTGGAACACAAAGCATACAGAGCGATGGAGGGAAAATAAGcaaattaaaactaaaagaGTGATGgacacttgtgatgaacaaccCTGGCTAAATTAGCTTAACGTTAACGCTCATGCAAAATTCCCTGACTTGTTTCAAAATATACTGAACGATGAACCATAAAGGGGCGTTGACACAAATTGCATGTCGTTATTAGACTTTAGATCGTTACAATAAAAGTGAGTAAACTTAACGATGAGTAATGCCATTAGGAAAGTGGAAACACTTATTCCGAGGTGCCCTGTCAGAAATCAAAACATCGCCCCAGTTCATTATTATAAGTCGAATTGTGTCAACCTACCAGTGCACTAAGTTGTATAGTATCTTCCTTTTGTCGGTGCTATCTGGAAGGTTGGGTTACAGGACCGTATCAGTGCATTGGTTCCCCCGAAAAAGAGTGGGCAACAAAAGCCCCACCTTCCGGATGGGAAACACTAACGGCCAGATCACTAACTATACGTAAGGCTAGACTTCTTAACGTGGAGTCCGCGACGTAATTAGTGACGGCCATCTTGTTTCAGACAAAATATCCGGCATGCTAAAGCTACTGCagcgagctgcacaagaaaATATACGCAttccaaaataatatttcaaatgcaTGTGGTTATTATTAATGCATTTtgtatgtgtcgcagctgtagctgcagtaaagatTTTACgggttattatgaaaacaatgtctttttgtgtttctatttttaatagGCAGGACCAAGGTCAGAGTTCAGAGGACCGCCCTCTTCAAAATGGCGAATGAGCCAGCAGTCAGTATGCTAGTGTACTGCAGAGCAGCTCAGAAGTGACGATTTGCAGAAGAAAGACCTGATAAAGTTCTACAGGACAGTGCGGTACATTCGGTAAgttgtcgtttggggatttgTTAGCCGCAGTTCTCATTTAATGAGTGACTTTGGACGGGATCGTGCTTCGTTGGTGTTATGTGGCACCACGTGGATGGAGAcatcaaaatgtttgcaaacaatttgGCTGCATCGCGTTACATATCGGTCTTTATGTTTAACAAGAAATCATTCCAATGTGTGTTTCAGTTCTTCGACGGGcacagactgctgggaaacatcgagaatgtggccaaaacgaccggaaaggagcagcttgttgACGCCATCACGAGCGGTTTGTCAGCAAAGTGAGTCTTTTTCTCTTAACTTTTGAGTTTTCTCGATCGgcataataattaaaaatatgcgTTCAGTATTCACGGCTTTGCCCAAttagcttgtttttctttttgatacattcaaattttgaatggaaACACTAACATGCTTggtgttgattttttaatagcAAGAACTTGTGCAGATATTTCACATCCACTTAAATGCAATCAGTGTAGTTGTAAGGAATATACTTATAAAATGTATACCTTACCCCTGGGCTTATTTTCCCTTATCTTTCTTAAAGGAAGACTTCAGGGCATAgatcttttcatttttagtttagaatgtgcttttgaaaaaaaaacaagtaagacTTTCAACACTAGCGCAGGGCTTATTTTGACTCCAGTTTAAACATATGGTAAGATAACCATTTTTCTTCAGTGTAAGATAAAAACAAGCAATGATTACTTtgggatatttatttatttttatatgaatGCATTTGAAATGATTGGCTGAAAGACCCGTTCATGATTAAATTAAATGGAAAACGTGGTTTATTTGTGCATTAAAACGGTTAAACAAGCAATTACATAATCTCTGGTGTTTTGCAGATGTTTAAAGCCATGGAGATGGAGGCTAAAGCTGTCAAGATCTACAAGCAGACCAAAGAAGTTAAGGTGGAAGAGGTAGGACCTGTGCTTTAGATTAGTTATTTAATGTCATGGAATTGAAGATTCCTGTGCAAAATGCAAACCAAGTCatttttcccccatcccattaaTATTGCTTGCCTTCTTTTGCAGTGGGATGAAAGCTTGCTGACAATCAAGTGGTGTTGAGAAATATTTCTGGTAAGTATATTTTGTTAGTATCACACTtattttctaactttttttttcttccaggttCTACACAAGGAGAAAGTGACTCTTTGCTGATGGAAGATTGAAACACTTTATTGATTTGAAGACTTGTGAAATACTTTTTCCACAAATAAAGTTCTTGAATTGAACATATGTATTACTTCTTTTATATAgcaaaggaatgagtaaaatgacaagttaaatatttattttaaactttgCACACTTAgtcaaaattttgaaaaatagccAGCTTTTTCCTCCAACTGCAgacaaaacacttagaaaaaaaattcattatatttttggacataggcaaaaaaaaccaaaaaattcatggaataaatttatttttggacatAGGCAAAAAACAGGACACTTGTAATAAGAAATAAAggaaaattacaataaaaaaaaagggtgtttttttttttgaataagtataaaaaaagaaaaaaaaaactcagaatTGTCAGGGtgttttcttctgtgtttttttttctttttaactacATAAACAAATACTTATAAAAACCACTGTTCCAAAATCTACTTTAGCCAACATTTGTTGGCTAAAGTAGATTTTGGAACAGTAGTTTAAGAAAAGTCTTCTTTAGCCaatatttaatgttaaataTTGGCTCAAGTAGATTTTGAAGCAGTAGTTTTAGTACTCTAAAATTCACTTTAGCCAACATTAAATATTGACTGAAGTGAATTTTGGAGCACTTAAACTACAGCTTCAAAATCTACTTTGGCCAAtatttaacattaaatattgactaaagtagatcttggagcagtagtattttttaaagtttgcatTAGAAATTTCATTTGTTGACAAAAACTACTGCTCCAATATCTAATTTAGATATTGGAGTAATAATTTTATGTTAACATTAAATGAAATTTCTAATGCAAACTTCAAAAATAAGATCCTTCTTCCATTGGGGGTCTTGCTTCTCACTTTCCCAGCACGAGTCAGAGAGCTGTGTTGGGGGTCTTGCGTCTCACTTTCCCAGCACGAGTCAGAGAGCTGTGGACTTTACCTATAAGAGAAGGGGAAGTTCAGTGAAATCTCACCATGACAATATAAGTCATAAAATAGATCAGATATCACATTGAGTTACACAAGATTATGTTGTATATAATTtgacaataaacaaatacattaccCTGCTAGAATTCAGAGACGCCACATGATGCAAGAGAAGCATCACCATCAAGCGGGCAACCTGTGAGGAAGATCACCTGACCCTCCAGTCTGGACGTGTACCTGTTGCATACAAAAAGATTATCATAAATAAAGCCTGAATATTCAACAAATAGGCTAAGGTGGACTTTTACCTTGACCTGGCCCAGTCTTCTTTCCTCTAACTTCAAGATTGAAAGTGTCCTCACAGCACAGGAAGAGCTGCGTGTAGATGCTAAACaaggaaacattgatttgacaaagctATTAGTGTGTTGCCAAACAATTATTATAGGaaagagaaatcttacaagaaattGATTAAACAATCCAGACAAAGCGATTAAATATATAGACTGACGTTAACAGCTGGGAGAAAGTTAGCTTAATATTTTTCTATGAATGTAGAACAATGACAAATTGGAAACGGGTATTTAAAACtcgcaggggaaaaaaactatcatTACATACAAGACACGAGGAACTAAGTCGTGCCTGTGGATGTAATTTTCGAGTCAGCCTTTACCTAGCAAAATTCCATTGATGTCTCGGCTAGGTTTGATTAAACTAAAAGTCTTTCTACACGACTCAATAAGGGAGAGAAAACGGACAGACTATTGTCGAAGTCAAATGGGACGCATCGGCGTGACgctaatgctaagctaactagTCACATACGGCCGGTGGCGAAAAGGAGCCCAGAtttaaattgtcgacggtgtgttcgACCTGGCAATAAACTAGCAGATTTGTCGGCGTTTTGGCTCAATAGATCCCTAATAAAATCTCCCCGGTAGCGTGACAAGCTTGTAAATTCCTCTACGCCATACCCCGTGCTCGCCGTCCGCCATCATTGTGAACACTGTCCCAAAGGACGAGCGACTGCGCCTGTGCTTAATTTACGCACCTGCGTCAACAATGGGCGTGACCACGgccatattgaatgtggaaaagatggtggcttgcttaccgTGCTCCACCAGGTGGTGTGTCCTCCGAATTCAATGCGTCTATGTTTTGAATATGACGTGTCTGCATGACGTAACACGACTTTTGCGGTCCTTATGCAATAAAACAGTGTTAATACACTCCAATATTATTACTCAGtattttacatcaactcacctttattcCAGGCCATCtgactccattaaaaaaatgtaacatttgaaATGCAAAGAATGCCTCATTGTATTGTATACAATAACTCAGTGGTGGACCGTGACTCATTGGTGAACATTTTATAATTTCAAAAACCTTGTCATTACATTatcacaggagaaaaaaaaagtgcattattaTACATGAGATGGTTGAATGTCAGCGGTTTGCATAAAAGTTCAGTCCGGGGTGCAGCCGTGCTTGCTTACTGGGCAAAGTTAAATCTAAAATCTTAAATactaggttttatttttttttaaactgtcacTCGCCTACAGATGCAAAAATCTTATCAATGTCATCATAGCTTTCATTAGCAACCGACGAGGGTGTCGACATCACTCTTATTTTTCCTATCCAATCATCATTTAGAGTTGCACTTGACAAGCGCTTCTTTGGCTCAActctttttttcacattattctTCACTTTGGATGGTATAAAATGCATCTTGAATGACGAAAGATTCTTTCTCCGGCAATCGCTTTTCCGGCAAGCGAAAAAAGAGTAGCGGCTCTTCAGGAGCGGGGTTTGACTGCCACACTGAGCCTGGCAAGCATCTTGCTTGAATTTCCGCAACTTGTTCTGCACactgcaaattaaaatgaaccatACATGAATTGATATGTTGTCAAACCAAACTGTACTGCAAATTGTTATTCTTACTTGTAACCTAAAGCCTCAGCTCCTGTCAACCTTTGGCACTTCAATTTCAGAAAGGTTAAATGTTGTTTGGTCTGATTCCTTTTCTTGGATGTGCACCACTTGATCATTTCTTCAAGAGTGAAGGCCATATCTTTGAAGGTAGCGGCTTGCCTGATGTGTCTGTGAAACGAGCGTTGTCTCTTGCCGTTGTCTTCTTTCTTGGGCAGAATCTTCTGAAGcatcaaattaaataattagTATGCAATAGCAAGTGCAATTTGAGGATGTTgttttatgtaatttttttacctttgctACAGTCTTGGTAACTGTGACAGGTTTTACCTTGGTAACTTTGTCAGGTTTTACCTTGGTGACTTTGACAGGTTTTACCTTGGTAACTGTGACAGATTTTACCTTGGTATCTGTGACAGATTTTACCTTGGTAACTTTGTCAGGTTTTACCTTGGTAACTTTGTCAGGTTTTACCTTGGTAACTTTGTCAGGTTTTACCTTGGTAACTTTGACAGGTTTTACCTTGGTAACTTTGACAGGTTTTACCTTGGTAACTTTGACAGGTTTTACCTTGGTAACTTTGACAGGTTTTACCTTGGTAACTGTGCCAGATTTTACCTTGGTAACTGTGTCAGATTTTACCTTGGTAACTGTGTCAGATTTTACCTTGGTAACTTTGACAGGTTTTTCCTTGGTAACTTTGACAGGTTTTTCCTTGGTAACTGTGCCAGATTTTACCTTGGTAACTGTGCCAGATTTTACCTTGGTGACTTTGACAGGTTTTACCTTGGTAACTTTGACAGGTTTTACCTTGGTAACCGTGACAGATTTAACCTTGGTAACTGTGACAGGTTTTACCTTGGTAACTGTGACAGGTTTTACCTTGGCAACTGTGACAGGTTTGTTGGCCAAAACTGGCTCTGTAAAAGACagaattatttatttacctCTGCAAATGATtctttgttccaaaaaaaacatcttaacaaATGAAATTGGGAAGTTTGATAGTGGAAAAGATGCCAAATTTCACACTtcatctttcccacagtaacCTGTGATTccgaatatcgcagttaatgtagaccaaacatggccgcaataattgaaaaatcaccAAGTAGGGTCCTAGTAGTAAAAGTGACTTCTGCCTATAAgattcagcatggattttcacatttttatggactTAAAAAACAATAgcggaaaaaaattgcaaagttgtGAATATGCAATAAGTGAAAACACGATCATCGAGGGATTACTCTAAAGAACATAAAAGCCACACCCACTTCTCCGCACGGCAACGCCAAAATCTTCTATAATCTTTTTCGTGTTTGTCGCTTCAACACGCCGTCCTACGCCGTCCCCGAGAGATTTTGTTCCGGAGGTGATGGAATCTACCTCGCAAAGATCGAGGAAGTCGGCCATCTTGGCAGGCAGTTTGAAATGCAGGAAGGGCATAGGTCGGGCAAGGGCGACTTCCGCCCTGAGTTCATACAGGCGCTGGTAGAGAGATAACAAGCACGACAGAATCCCTCGGAAAAATACCCTAAAGTCCAAGAAAGAACCAAAAGAATGAAGCTGATAACAATTATGGATGCTTATCAACAAAAAGTGCAGCTGCCTCACCAAATGCGACTTAGCATGCTGCTTAACGTCAAATTCAGGACCTCAAAGTCGTGTCTCATCTGTTGCTTGGTTAAGCTACAGGATAATGCTTAAGGGAAGGTGTTGGCTCAGAATATGAAAAATACATCAGTTTTTACTCATAAGCCCCATACGGGAAGGATACAGGAAAGCTCTTCTGCAGTGTTTTAACATACAGCTTAGCAGTTGTGCAGCTCCCAGCACTTTGAGACATTGCCACTCTAGTATGGGTTGGCTCGGAAGTTCACATGAGGCCTCGTCTAAGCTCAGCTTTCTGAAAAGAGAGGAGTACAGTGCAAGAGCAAATTAAACACGGGGGTAGAGTGTTTTTAGATTAGGTTTTTAGGGGAAATAGGGATAGCACTATTACAGTACTGTATTGCATAAAGACTGACACTAATGAAATGGTTAAATGCTATGTAAACAGTCACTTCTACTCatgaaatttaaatatatatatatatatatatatatatatatatatatatatatatatatatatatatatatatatatatatatatatatatatatatatatatatatatatatatatatatatatatatatatatatatatatatatatatatatatatatatatatatatatatatatatatatatatatatatatagttctcATAATGATAAAACCTTAATGTTACATTATGTCAGCAAAGTAAAAGTACTTTTATGTGGCAAATATATTCAGAAACATTTTGCAATGATCATAGTCATGATATTTTATCCAGGCGGCACGGTGGAATGAGTgcttagtgcgtcagcctcacagctctggggtcctgggttcaaatccaaatcgtgtccacctttgtggagtttgcaaattTGCCCAGGGCATGTGTggatttcctctgggtacttggatttcctcccacattcataAGACATGCATACTAGACTGATCGGACACTAAGTTGCCTCTAGACATGATCgaagtatgaatggttgtttgtctccttgtgccctgtgattggtccaAATTCACCTGGGATAAATTCCAgggaccccaatgaggataaagcggttcagaaaataagagagAATGTTTTATCATCAGAATGATAGTGTGTACCTTCGAATTATTTTGGGACACAATGCAGACAAATCCAGTAGTGCAATGTCCAGCTTCATTTCTCTTAGTCTGTTGATACATCGTTCAACCTGGATGTGACAGCAAAACGAACAttagaagataaaaaaaaaggtgactgATGCACGTTTAGGTTTACTTTGTGGTACACAAGTATTGTATGGCATGTTCTTACTTGCTTTAAAACACGATAGGTTTTGTGCGCCCTCTTACTGTTACTGAGATTGTACATCAAAGCGTAGAGAAGTCGAATTTCCGTCTGAAGTAGTTTACTCTGAATAATTGTCAGGGTTTCACTAGTGTCCATCAGCAATCGGGTTATAATCCTGTCTGTaaacaataaacacattttctacGATACACACAGGAGCTCACCCACGTGCGGTTTTTACAGCGTGCTGATTCGCACGGAGCATCGAGTGAAtttagattgaaaaaaaagtaatactaAATTGAAAACAAACGACACTTCGTACCTGTTTTGGGAGTAAATTTCACAAAGACAGTGGAAGTGGCACTTGGAAGGGGAACATTTATCTTGTTCCATGGTTCTGCTTCCATGATGTGAAATGCTGCGAAAGGAAACACTTCCGTGTTCAAGTCCATCAGCCAATAGCAAACGACGTAAATTTGACGTCACACAAACTTCTCAAAGTGCGTGTCCACTGCGCacttttacatgtatatattattcTAGATATTTACTTTTGAATACGCAATTAATTCCATTTTTAGTTTGGAGTTTAATTAATAATGTTCATGGCCTAATGGCATTATGATCTATTTAATATGACTTTACCATGACAAAATTGTGTGAGTCCAGTATTCTTAAAAAGACAATTCATTTATGGATGAGCATGAATCTTTATTAATAAAactctttttaaacaaatatgtgTTTTAACATGAATGAAGAACATATAATAGATAATATCACAGATCGTATTACAGTACAAACATTGAAAGATACATATTTGTGTAATACATTTCTTACTACCAAGGGAGTACATTGGATTGAGCCCATGCAAAGCATATACTGTATTGAGAAGAGCATTACCCCTGTCAGCATTGAACAATCATATCCCATCAATGATTTGGTATTATTAATCAGTGCAAATACTATTTGAAGAACATGTGACCATTAATGATTGAGAGTGGTGTTCTTCTACAAAATGAATGGTCTTGTGGATGGATGTATACATATTCTTTCAGATTCTAGGAATAAAGGTCCATCATGGCAGCATTATAATGTGCAGTCGATGAATGAAGATGTATGAAGTGAAGTCGAAAAGGAAGGAAACAGTGCTAAGAAGAGAGGTAGAAAGGTCTACATCCAAAACATATTTGCTAAACAACTGATTAACCCTGATGATTTTGTCAGCTTGTTCTTTGCTTCACAAAGTCAGAATGTGCTTAAAAAGATGCTTTGTTAGATTGTCACTAATGCTTAGGTGG
Above is a window of Stigmatopora nigra isolate UIUO_SnigA chromosome 11, RoL_Snig_1.1, whole genome shotgun sequence DNA encoding:
- the rmp64 gene encoding nucleolus and neural progenitor protein isoform X2 encodes the protein MDLNTEVFPFAAFHIMEAEPWNKINVPLPSATSTVFVKFTPKTDRIITRLLMDTSETLTIIQSKLLQTEIRLLYALMYNLSNSKRAHKTYRVLKQVERCINRLREMKLDIALLDLSALCPKIIRRKLSLDEASCELPSQPILEWQCLKVLGAAQLLSCMLKHCRRAFLLTKQQMRHDFEVLNLTLSSMLSRIWVFFRGILSCLLSLYQRLYELRAEVALARPMPFLHFKLPAKMADFLDLCEVDSITSGTKSLGDGVGRRVEATNTKKIIEDFGVAVRRKPVLANKPVTVAKVKPVTVTKVKPVTVTKVKSVTVTKVKPVKVTKVKPVKVTKVKSGTVTKVKSGTVTKEKPVKVTKEKPVKVTKVKSDTVTKVKSDTVTKVKSGTVTKVKPVKVTKVKPVKVTKVKPVKVTKVKPVKVTKVKPDKVTKVKPDKVTKVKPDKVTKVKSVTDTKVKSVTVTKVKPVKVTKVKPDKVTKVKPVTVTKTVAKILPKKEDNGKRQRSFHRHIRQAATFKDMAFTLEEMIKWCTSKKRNQTKQHLTFLKLKCQRLTGAEALGYNVQNKLRKFKQDACQAQCGSQTPLLKSRYSFFACRKSDCRRKNLSSFKMHFIPSKVKNNVKKRVEPKKRLSSATLNDDWIGKIRVMSTPSSVANESYDDIDKIFASVGE
- the rmp64 gene encoding nucleolus and neural progenitor protein isoform X1 → MDLNTEVFPFAAFHIMEAEPWNKINVPLPSATSTVFVKFTPKTDRIITRLLMDTSETLTIIQSKLLQTEIRLLYALMYNLSNSKRAHKTYRVLKQVERCINRLREMKLDIALLDLSALCPKIIRRKLSLDEASCELPSQPILEWQCLKVLGAAQLLSCMLKHCRRAFLLTKQQMRHDFEVLNLTLSSMLSRIWVFFRGILSCLLSLYQRLYELRAEVALARPMPFLHFKLPAKMADFLDLCEVDSITSGTKSLGDGVGRRVEATNTKKIIEDFGVAVRRKPVLANKPVTVAKVKPVTVTKVKPVTVTKVKSVTVTKVKPVKVTKVKPVKVTKVKSGTVTKVKSGTVTKEKPVKVTKEKPVKVTKVKSDTVTKVKSDTVTKVKSGTVTKVKPVKVTKVKPVKVTKVKPVKVTKVKPVKVTKVKPDKVTKVKPDKVTKVKPDKVTKVKSVTDTKVKSVTVTKVKPVKVTKVKPDKVTKVKPVTVTKTVAKKILPKKEDNGKRQRSFHRHIRQAATFKDMAFTLEEMIKWCTSKKRNQTKQHLTFLKLKCQRLTGAEALGYNVQNKLRKFKQDACQAQCGSQTPLLKSRYSFFACRKSDCRRKNLSSFKMHFIPSKVKNNVKKRVEPKKRLSSATLNDDWIGKIRVMSTPSSVANESYDDIDKIFASVGE
- the rmp64 gene encoding nucleolus and neural progenitor protein isoform X3, which encodes MKLDIALLDLSALCPKIIRRKLSLDEASCELPSQPILEWQCLKVLGAAQLLSCMLKHCRRAFLLTKQQMRHDFEVLNLTLSSMLSRIWVFFRGILSCLLSLYQRLYELRAEVALARPMPFLHFKLPAKMADFLDLCEVDSITSGTKSLGDGVGRRVEATNTKKIIEDFGVAVRRKPVLANKPVTVAKVKPVTVTKVKPVTVTKVKSVTVTKVKPVKVTKVKPVKVTKVKSGTVTKVKSGTVTKEKPVKVTKEKPVKVTKVKSDTVTKVKSDTVTKVKSGTVTKVKPVKVTKVKPVKVTKVKPVKVTKVKPVKVTKVKPDKVTKVKPDKVTKVKPDKVTKVKSVTDTKVKSVTVTKVKPVKVTKVKPDKVTKVKPVTVTKTVAKKILPKKEDNGKRQRSFHRHIRQAATFKDMAFTLEEMIKWCTSKKRNQTKQHLTFLKLKCQRLTGAEALGYNVQNKLRKFKQDACQAQCGSQTPLLKSRYSFFACRKSDCRRKNLSSFKMHFIPSKVKNNVKKRVEPKKRLSSATLNDDWIGKIRVMSTPSSVANESYDDIDKIFASVGE